The Clostridioides difficile genome has a segment encoding these proteins:
- a CDS encoding helix-turn-helix transcriptional regulator, with product MYNINDMIYDCPVEALSNILGKKWVAIIIWELQGDKKRFGELQRTIPECSKKMLTQQLDFLIEQGIIINKKKSVNNIVESTYFLSESGLLLLPVMEKMIMWSNKNLNCDK from the coding sequence ATGTACAATATAAATGATATGATATATGATTGTCCAGTAGAAGCATTATCAAATATATTAGGTAAAAAATGGGTAGCTATAATAATATGGGAGTTGCAAGGAGATAAAAAAAGATTTGGAGAATTACAGAGAACTATTCCAGAATGTAGTAAGAAAATGCTAACTCAACAATTAGATTTTTTAATTGAGCAAGGAATTATAATTAACAAGAAAAAGTCAGTTAATAACATTGTAGAATCAACATATTTTTTAAGTGAGTCAGGATTGCTATTACTTCCTGTCATGGAAAAGATGATTATGTGGAGCAATAAAAATTTAAATTGTGATAAATAA
- a CDS encoding redoxin family protein — MQNVNLFVVFIEGVLSFFSPCILPILPIYLSILSNSSVENLKEGKTNFIKSSLFKNTILFTLGISTTFFILGSSVRVLSMFFNENKDLIMFIGGIIIIIMGLFYMGVIKSSILNREKRLNVKFKEMNAITAYLLGFTFSFGWTPCIGPILASVLVMVSSSTNHFNANLLIVVYTIGFILPFIITAMFYSKLFKTIDKIKSNMEIIKKIGGVILIISGILMMINGFESVSKHFNISQQNKVENNQSVNQGENKQGNSNEGTQGDSGDKDNQNESNNENNDSDSNDEERIKSIDFTLTDQYGKTHKLSDYEGKVVFLNFWATWCPPCKEEMPHIEQLYKDYKQNNEEVVILGVASPNLGREGSREHVINFLKDEGYTFPVALDEDGELAYQYGINAFPTTFIIDKEGYVTQYIPGAMNKETMKSFIENQKNKKY; from the coding sequence TTGCAAAATGTAAATTTATTTGTAGTATTTATAGAAGGGGTATTATCGTTTTTTTCGCCGTGTATATTACCAATACTACCTATTTATCTAAGTATACTGTCAAATAGTAGTGTGGAAAATTTAAAAGAAGGAAAAACGAATTTTATAAAAAGTTCTCTATTTAAAAATACTATCTTATTTACTCTAGGAATTTCAACAACCTTTTTTATATTAGGGTCATCAGTAAGAGTTTTGAGTATGTTTTTTAATGAGAATAAAGACTTAATAATGTTTATAGGTGGGATTATAATTATTATCATGGGGTTGTTTTACATGGGAGTAATTAAATCTTCAATACTAAACAGAGAAAAAAGATTGAATGTAAAATTTAAAGAAATGAATGCAATAACAGCATATTTACTTGGATTTACATTTAGTTTTGGGTGGACACCTTGTATTGGTCCAATATTAGCATCTGTCTTAGTAATGGTTTCTAGTTCAACTAATCATTTTAATGCAAATCTTTTAATAGTAGTATATACTATTGGATTTATTTTGCCATTTATAATTACAGCTATGTTTTATAGTAAGCTATTTAAGACTATTGATAAAATAAAGTCTAATATGGAAATTATTAAAAAGATAGGTGGAGTTATACTTATAATATCAGGAATATTAATGATGATAAATGGATTTGAAAGTGTGAGTAAGCACTTTAATATTTCACAACAAAATAAAGTTGAAAATAATCAAAGCGTGAATCAAGGAGAGAATAAACAAGGAAATTCTAATGAAGGTACACAAGGAGATTCTGGTGACAAAGATAATCAAAACGAATCCAATAATGAAAATAATGATAGTGACTCTAATGATGAAGAGAGAATAAAATCCATTGATTTTACTTTAACTGACCAATATGGTAAAACACACAAATTAAGTGATTATGAAGGTAAGGTTGTGTTTTTAAATTTTTGGGCTACATGGTGCCCTCCATGTAAAGAGGAAATGCCTCATATAGAGCAGTTATATAAGGATTATAAGCAAAATAATGAAGAAGTAGTAATTTTAGGTGTAGCATCACCTAATTTAGGAAGAGAAGGTTCAAGAGAACATGTAATTAACTTTTTAAAAGATGAAGGATATACTTTCCCTGTTGCACTTGATGAAGATGGGGAACTAGCATATCAGTATGGAATTAATGCTTTTCCAACTACATTTATAATTGATAAAGAAGGGTATGTAACTCAGTACATACCAGGAGCAATGAATAAAGAGACTATGAAGTCTTTTATTGAAAATCAGAAAAATAAAAAGTATTAA
- a CDS encoding NAD(P)/FAD-dependent oxidoreductase has translation MKKTFDAIIIGFGKGGKTLAGDLANRGLKVALVEKSNKMYGGTCINVACIPTKSLENSANNVRNINSWNDAQIEYEKAIDKKETLITKLREANYNKLNSNDNVTVFTGMGTFIDENTVEVKTENEVYELVSDKIFINTGSKSFTPNIKGIENNKIVYNSESLMNLRTLPKKMTIIGAGFIGLEFAGIYSSFGTEVTILNSNSGILPNEDIEDSQEIIKLLEKRNVKIINNTKVKEIKEVSNLAIVEYEINNESKEITSDIILVATGRKANTEGLGLENAGIELNERGFIKVSDTLKTNKEHIWAIGDINGGPQFTYISLDDYRIIINQLFGNKTRTASNRKNIPNAIFISPAFSRVGLNVKQAKEKGYDVLVAKMPVEAIPRAKQIGKTDGFIKIVIDKNSNKILGASMICDDSSEIIHLIQLAVDLEVEYTYLRDRVYAHPTMTEALNDVLSPNMIKEV, from the coding sequence ATGAAAAAAACATTTGATGCAATAATAATAGGATTTGGAAAAGGTGGAAAAACATTAGCAGGAGATTTAGCTAATAGAGGATTAAAAGTAGCTTTAGTAGAAAAGTCAAATAAAATGTATGGAGGAACATGTATAAATGTAGCATGTATCCCAACTAAAAGCTTAGAAAATTCAGCAAACAATGTAAGAAATATAAACTCTTGGAATGATGCACAAATTGAATATGAAAAAGCTATAGACAAAAAAGAAACTTTAATTACAAAGCTGAGAGAAGCTAACTATAATAAGTTAAATTCAAATGATAATGTAACTGTATTTACAGGAATGGGTACTTTTATTGATGAAAATACAGTAGAAGTAAAAACTGAAAATGAAGTTTATGAATTAGTATCAGATAAGATATTTATCAATACTGGCTCAAAATCATTTACACCTAATATTAAAGGTATTGAAAATAATAAAATAGTATATAATAGTGAATCTCTTATGAATTTAAGAACTCTACCTAAAAAAATGACAATTATAGGTGCTGGGTTTATAGGTTTAGAATTTGCAGGTATCTACAGTTCATTTGGAACAGAAGTTACAATATTAAATTCAAATAGTGGGATTTTACCAAATGAAGATATTGAGGATTCACAAGAAATAATAAAATTACTTGAAAAGAGAAATGTAAAAATTATAAATAATACAAAAGTAAAAGAGATTAAAGAAGTTTCTAATTTAGCTATAGTAGAATATGAGATAAATAATGAATCAAAGGAAATAACAAGTGATATAATACTTGTAGCTACAGGAAGAAAAGCGAATACTGAAGGTTTAGGACTTGAAAATGCAGGTATAGAATTAAATGAAAGAGGATTTATTAAAGTATCAGATACCCTTAAGACTAATAAAGAACACATATGGGCTATAGGAGATATAAATGGAGGACCTCAATTTACTTATATATCACTAGATGACTATCGTATAATAATCAATCAATTATTTGGAAATAAAACCAGAACAGCTAGTAATAGAAAAAATATACCAAATGCTATATTTATAAGTCCAGCATTTTCAAGAGTTGGTCTTAATGTTAAACAAGCAAAGGAAAAAGGTTATGATGTATTAGTAGCAAAGATGCCAGTTGAGGCAATTCCAAGAGCTAAACAAATTGGAAAAACTGATGGGTTTATAAAAATTGTAATAGATAAAAATTCCAATAAGATACTTGGAGCTAGCATGATATGTGATGATTCAAGTGAGATTATACATTTAATTCAGTTAGCAGTAGATTTAGAAGTAGAATACACATATTTAAGAGACCGTGTTTATGCACATCCAACTATGACAGAGGCTCTTAATGATGTTTTATCTCCTAATATGATAAAGGAAGTATAA